A genomic segment from Gossypium hirsutum isolate 1008001.06 chromosome D04, Gossypium_hirsutum_v2.1, whole genome shotgun sequence encodes:
- the LOC107899743 gene encoding UBP1-associated protein 2C codes for MEDLKKRKMEEMGNNDQLSTQEELRSLLDPLAKSQLVDLLSRLGSQYPSIAEEIKSIASSDPVHRKLFVRGLAWNTTSETLCAAFRMHGEIEEGAVIYDKATGKSRGYGFITYKHMESAHSALRAPSKLIDGRMAVCNLACEGLTGASTTPDLAQRKLYIGGLSPDVTSEMLLNYFGRHGEIEEGSVAYDKDTNESRGFGFVTYKTTEAAKKAIDDPQKILGGRTIIVKLADTHKGKPVQTQVPAAAVVPLAMPMAPGYPQLGKAHPSAAPAGYAYPQPVAPYQASSYSSPAAAPTPYPSQSTIAYASIAAKKDPQGIPPTTPMGMSGYPYYIGKQ; via the exons ATGGAGGAtttgaagaagagaaagatggaagAGATGGGAAACAACGACCAGTTATCAACTCAAGAAGAGCTACGTTCTTTGCTTGACCCTCTTGCTAAATCCCAGCTCGTCGATCTTCTTTCTAGACT AGGGTCCCAATATCCTTCGATTGCTGAAGAAATTAAAAGTATTGCCAGTTCAGATCCTGTACATCGAAAGCTTTTTGTTCGTGGCTTAGCCTGGAATACCACTTCAGAAACCTTGTGTGCT GCATTTCGAATGCATGGAGAAATAGAAGAAGGGGCTGTCATCTATGACAAAGCCACAGGAAAATCTCGTGGCTATGGTTTCATTACTTACAAACACATGGAGTCAGCGCATAGTGCACTTAGAGCACCCAGCAAACTTATTGAT GGCCGGATGGCTGTATGTAATTTAGCTTGTGAAGGGTTAACTGGGGCAAGTACCACACCTGATCTAGCTCAAAGGAAGCTCTATATTGGGGGCCTATCACCAGATGTCACTAGTGAGATGCTCCTGAATTATTTTGGAAGACATGGTGAGATTGAGGAAGGCTCAGTTGCATATGACAAAGATACAAATGAATCACG TGGATTTGGTTTTGTTACATACAAGACAACCGAGGCTGCAAAGAAGGCCATCGATGACCCACAAAAGATCCTTGGG GGGAGAACTATCATTGTGAAGCTTGCTGATACCCACAAGGGAAAACCTGTACAAACACAGGTACCTGCTGCAGCTGTGGTTCCTCTTGCAATGCCTATGGCACCTGGCTACCCACAGCTCGGTAAAGCACACCCCTCTGCTGCCCCTGCTGGCTATGCTTATCCTCAACCTGTAGCACCATATCAAGCTTCTTCGTATTCTAGTCCTGCTGCAGCACCTACACCATACCCAAGCCAATCGACAATTGCTTATGCATCAATTGCTGCAAAGAAGGATCCGCAAGGAATCCCACCAACTACCCCCATGGGAATGAGTGGGTACCCATATTATATTGGGAAACAATAA